A region of the Gemmatimonadota bacterium genome:
GCTCATCGTGACCGACGGGTTCTTGCTCGCCGACCGGCGTCCGGTCGGCCTGCTCTTCGCGGGGACGGCCGTCGCGACGCTTGCCAACCCGATCGATCTCGTGCTGGATCGCTTCGGTGTCAAGATCGACGGCAATTGATCACCATGCGTGGCAGCGTCTGATGGCCGGCGACATCAAGACCGCACAGCGCGAGCTCAACGGCAAGGTCATGGGCCGCCCCGGGATCTCGGGCACGGCGATCGGCGAGCGCGGTGGCAAGCCGTGCCTCAAGGTCTACGTCTCCGACTCCAAGGCCGGTGGTCGCGTACCCAAACGGGTCGGTGGCTACCCCGTCGTCGTGGAGAAGACCGGAGGCTTTCGGCGGCTCTGAGCTCAGAGAGCTTTCCCGGAGGTGATGGCCCTGTGCCAAGCGGGCGAGCGAACCGCCAGCGAGTCGATTTCCGCCTCGGTGAGCACAAAGAGATCGATTCCTGTGGGGAAGTCATCTGGCAGATAGTCGGGTATGCGGTCCCGCGGTCTGCGGTCGTCAGCGTGGACGACGACGCATAGATCCACGTCACTCGAGGGCGTGGCGGTGCCGGACACCCAAGACCCGTACCACAGGATACGGGACACGTCTGGGTGGTGGCGACGAATCGACAACGCGCACGCCTCTACGGCCGTGGAGACGGCCTCGACGTCAGCCCAGCGCACCATGGCAGAACCCCATGATCTGGTCAGCGTCAGCGATCGCGGCTTCGGCCTCCGCCTCGGTAGTAGTAGTCCGTGGGTGCCCCTGAGTCGAAACTGTTCGGATACCGCGTCAGGATGTAGTGCTTGTCCAGCCGCTTGCCGGTGTCGACGAGAGCAGTAGTGACCTCAAGTCGCTCCGCCAGATCGCCTAGGAGCACTGTGCCGCGAAGCATGCCCATTCCTGGTCCCCGGCCTCAACGGAGTTGCGAGCGTGGCGCAGGTCTGCATCAGCCTGCCTCAGCCGATCTGCGTGTCGGTTCGCCATGGTCGAAGGCTAGACCTACTAGAGCCGTCAACGGGTACAGGCAACGACCGCGCCTTTTCGAGGCCGAAGGCATGGCAGGTTGGGACGAGGCGGGTGACGAGGTGAGAGGAGGGCCGGAGTGGAGTAGGGAAACGGAGGTCAGGTCGCGGAAAGTCCGCCGACACGCTTGCCCATAACGTCCGGCTGTGATCTACTATTGGCCATCGAAACACTCCAGAGCGACACCGGATATAGGAAAGGAGAGAAGCCCGTGTCCAGCACTGATCTAGACATACCCGACATCGGCGACCCCACGCTCGAAGCCGAAGTCGTCCGCGATATCATCCTCCTCAAGTATGTCGTCGGTTTGGGATTGACGCTCTTCGCCGCATGGATCATCACGATGCTGCTGCTGCCTTAGGAGACCTTACCTCACGTGCCCAGTACACGTCGCGGGGCACCAGGCGCGCTTCCAGGTTACCTCGCCTCAACGAAGTGACAATCCAGTCCCTGCACTGTTGAGGGAGAGATTGTTACCCGTTCTGCGCTTGACTCTCCCCGCATATCCCGGCCGGCGAGAAAGTCGCGTGTCCGGGCGATTGATTGGACCGCAAAGGTCAGCGAGAGAATGCCGACGTCAGTAGCCGGAACCAGCCGGATGGCCGGACCCTCCCCAACGGCCCACGCGCCCTCGCCCAGCGACGGGGCCGGCCGGAGTACCCGCTCCCAACGAGCGATTGCGCCGCTGTAGCCCGTCACGCCGATCGTGATCTCCTTGACTCCCAAAATACCCAGCGGGCCACCCTCGCGTGCACGGAGCTGTTCGCGCAGCGCCGGCCGATTCGCAGGAGCGAGGTCTCGGACAAAAATTTCTGGCCACTGCTGGTCGTGGTACTCGGAGAGGTAGATCACCAGCCCACTGGCACGAAGGGGGAGTGAAAAGAACCCGGTTTCAGCCGGGGCCATCGAAACCGGAGCGGTGCCATCCCACCGCTCCGACAGTTCCGTCAGCATCACGAGTGTAAAAAACGGCCAATCCTTTGGATCGCGGCTGAACGGTTCGACCGGGCCGTGCGTGATCCCGCGGCGATCCAACTCGGCCACGCTCTGCTCCAGCGGCAACGGCTCGAAAGAAAAGCCCATGAACGCAGCCCGGGTGTCGCTTGGTGATGCGCTCGGCAACGGAGCCACGCTAATGAACTCGAGATACACGTTTCCCGCGCTGATATATCCCGCGGGTCGTGCGGATCGATTTGGGGGGGATGCGACCGGGAGCTGGAAGTCCTCGGCGAACAGCCGGTAGAGCGGCCCAAACGGGTCCGACCGGATAACGATATGGTCGACCTGCCTGACGATGCTCTGAGGGACACCCCGTTCCTGGGCGACTGCCGCAGGCACGAGGCACGCCAAGAGCGACGTGAACAAGACGACCGAGACCATTCCGTAGCGACGTAATCGGTTCATCAGTTACCTCCCACCTGTTTGACGGCTCTTCCCATTCAAGCCCCAAACGCACATCCGCGGTAGGCGGGTCCGTCTGCCAAGCGCGCGCCCAGCAACAGAACTGGCGCATGCCCCCCTCACCGATATGAGGGCGGTCACGTCGTAGTGCCCGAGGTGAGGCGATCCCGCTAATGCTGCCCATCGTCCTAGACCGTATGCTCGGTGGATGCAGTGGTCGAGTCCCCCTTCTCTCGATAGAATCGGGCGCCGAGCATCATCGCGAGACAGACGGCCGACAACGTCCCATTCCATCATCTGGGCGGCTCCCCGTGTCGATAGAGCGGTTGGAGCGCTATCCATGGCCCACCCCCCTTTCCGATCACCCTTCTAGAGGGCCGCTACCGCGTAGAGCGTGAGCTGAGCTAGGCGAGGGCGGGATAGGCGACCGGTCTACTTGGATCGGCGTGTCGACCGGTGGCAGCACGTCCGGTCCCCGTCGGCGTCGCCCGCCAGCTTAGAACGCTGTGGCTGCGGCCTCCGCAACGGCATGGTCCTGCTCTCCCGATCCGCCGCTGACACCGACCGCACCAACGACCTGCCCGTCCTTCTTCAACGGAACGCCACCAGCAAAAATCATGACCTTGCCGCTGTTGGAAGCGTGGATTCCAAAGAACTGATTGCCGGACTGTGAATGCTCCGCCAGATCCTTCGTCGCGATGTCGAATGCTCTGGACGTGTAAGCTTTCTTCTGGGAGATGTCGATGCTCCCGATCCACGCTCCGTCCATTCGAGCGTGCGCCACGATGTTCCCACCTGCATCCGCCACGGCGATGTTCTCCGCCCGGGCCATCGCCCGTCGTCGCCGACACGGTCAGCGACGGTGAGACCTTCGCGACAATAGGCCCTGGGCGATTACGGCGACAGCGGTAATCCACCGTGGAGGAGGCCCTGTGCCTCGGCGTCCCCACCGTTCCACGTGTTGAAGTAGGCTTTCTCGATCCCCTCGAGGGCGCCGCAGATGGTCCCGCCAGCCGTACATTCGATCATACGAGAACGCACACTCTAAGGGGGCCGGTGAAATGACGAAGATCTCTCGCAGGCGGCATGTCGCGAAGGCTTTCACCTGGCGGGTTCTTGCCACCACGACGACGGTGTTGATCGCGGGGCTCGTCAGCGGTGATTGGGCGATCGGCGCTCAGATCGGGGTGATCGAGTTCTTCGCGAAGCTGGTGCTCTACTATGGTCACGAGCGCGCCTGGTACCGCTTCGCCCACTTCGGCGTGAACGAGAACGTGGCCGCCTAGCCCATCGAACCATCGCAGGTCCCAGAGCACGAAGCTCATGTCCACATCCTCCTGAAACGAGAAAACGGCCGACCTCCTACGATGGGGCCGGCCCGTTCTGCGTGGGGAAAGCTGGATTGGGACGCTCAGCGGGCGGTAACTAGGACTAGGACTAGGTGCCCGAGAGTGTGCATTGTGTTCCGGTCGCGGAGGGCGTGGTGACTCGGCCAAGGTCGCATATGGGGATTTCGAACTTCAACAGCCCTGAAGGGTTGCGGCAGGCTACGCGCTGGCCTGACGGGCGACGCAGATCCATCTCAGGACCGAGCTGACGATCGACTAGGCCCTACCCAGACGAGAACGTGAAGATCGTCGTGGTGCGAAACGGTGTGCCTGGTCGCACGGGTGCTGACTGCAAGTCGGGGGCTTCGCATCGCCACGAGCCTAAATTAGGAGCCCGCACCGACGCTGGAGCTTTGACGCCCACGGAGCCGGCAGGCTATCCTTCACATTACTCCGGGTCGGCCGGACCTGCGTGGAGTCAAGAGCTTCCCAGCAACGCGGGGGGGGGGTAGAACCGGCTCAGCCAGGGGGAGGTCCTCATCTTCGGACCGGCGCCACGCCCAGGACATCCGGGCGGTCGAGGAGATGGCGCTCCTGCTTACCATTACGGGCGGCGAATGCGCGTTATGAAGTCCATGGTCTTCCAAAAATACGGCAGGATCCACCAACTGCGCATCGAGAGCGCGGAAGATCTTGCCTTCATCCACCAGCTCCATCCAGCTCGCTGGGCGGCTACCAGCGTGCAGATCGAGAGCCTACAGTGCGATCCCGCGTTCCTCGAGTACTTGAATCAGGACGGCAGCGGGACCATCCGGCCCGAACATTTACGGGCGGCAGTGACTTGGATCTTCCGTGTGATGGCGAACTGCGACCGAATGGCGACTTCTTCAGACGTCCTGCGCCTCGCGGACCTGGATACCAGCCACGAGGAGGGCCGGCATCTCAAGGAAGCCGCGGTCCATATCCTGGGACAGCTGAAGGTGGAGAACCTGGACGAGATCAGCCTGGAACAGGTGCGCATCTTTCGGAATACGTACGGGATGACCCCTCCCAACGGCGACGGTGTGCTCCCCCCCCAACACGTTTCGGATCCGGCTGCCGCACAGTTGGCGAATGACGTACTCGAGCGGGTGGGCGGTACCAAGGATATGAGCGGCCAAGACGGCATCAACGAAGGTCACTTGTGCCAATTCCTGGATGGTGCGAGGAAGTACTTGGCCTGGAAGGCACTCGCCGAAGATGACGGCGCGGCACGGATTCTGGCGTGGGGCGACGACACGGCGGCGGCCCTAAAGCTCACGTCTGAAGTCGATGCCAAGATTGAACAGTTCTTCTGGCAGTGCGACCTGGTAAAGCTCGATGCTCGCACCGCCGAACGGATCTGCTTGAGTGAAGAAGAGCTGCAGAAGCTGGACGGCTCCGACCCCCAGGCCATGGAGAGACAGCTCGCGCGAGCGCCACTGCAAACGCCGAATGTTGAAGGGGTGCTGAATCTGGAGGGCCCCGTCAATCCGTACTACCGGGATCAGATGGACGAATTACGAGACCGGGTCCTTGCCCGTGCCCAGCCGGACTCCCCCGAAACTCTCACGCGGATCGGCTGGCAGCGGGTCAAGGCCATCTTCGAGCCCTATGGCGCGTGGCAGGCGGAGAAGCCATCGGATGGCGCAGCCGAGCTGAGTGAGACCACGCTGAAAGAGTACTTGGAGGGGCCAGCTCAGAAAAAACTACTCCAGCTCCTGCTGGAGGACCTGGCTGTGAAGGATGAGGTGAAGCAAGTGACTGCCTTGGAGAAGCTCACCCTGTACCAGCGCTGGCTCCTGGAAACGGCCAACAACTTCGTAAGCTTTTCCGCGCTGTACGACCCCAGTCGCCGTGCCCTGTTTGAATTAGGCGACCTGATCATCGACGGCCGTGAACTTACCTTCACGATGAAGGTCCGAAAC
Encoded here:
- a CDS encoding DUF2061 domain-containing protein, yielding MTKISRRRHVAKAFTWRVLATTTTVLIAGLVSGDWAIGAQIGVIEFFAKLVLYYGHERAWYRFAHFGVNENVAA
- a CDS encoding nucleotidyltransferase domain-containing protein, whose protein sequence is MVRWADVEAVSTAVEACALSIRRHHPDVSRILWYGSWVSGTATPSSDVDLCVVVHADDRRPRDRIPDYLPDDFPTGIDLFVLTEAEIDSLAVRSPAWHRAITSGKAL
- a CDS encoding heme-binding protein gives rise to the protein MARAENIAVADAGGNIVAHARMDGAWIGSIDISQKKAYTSRAFDIATKDLAEHSQSGNQFFGIHASNSGKVMIFAGGVPLKKDGQVVGAVGVSGGSGEQDHAVAEAAATAF